TAGGCGTAGAGGTGCAACTGAGAAGACCATACAAGCAGATTATGCCCAGAGAATGGTTAGTTACAGTTTAAGGAAGATAGTTTAGATGAGATCATCTCCGATATGTATTTGTAATACTTTGGGCGGGGTTAGGTGTTCTATCACTTGAGGAAGCTATTCATTGTGTTTTTGTATTTCACTTCTCAGAAAGAACACCTTATTGAGGATGGTAAGGAGACTAGATTGTATGAAGCCATGCGTAAAGAAGTAAGGCATGCAGTTGAAGAGATCAGAATGGAGATTGAAAAGGTGAATATAGCTTTCTTTGGAATAATATCTTAGTTtatatattgatctaattttttctatAATCTTTGCTGTTTCCATCAGTGCCTTGAGTGCTAAAATTTAGATGTTTACATCTAATTCCAATTTATATGATATATTTGCAGATGATGGTGAAAACAGAGTCCTCAATCATGTTTAATGGTGAATATAATCTGTTAAACAACTCAAATGATTCTCAAGTTATTGCTGAGATCAGAAGAAATTACACCACCAAACTGGAGCAGGTATGGATGAACTCACTCAATCCTTTAGGATGCTTCTTTAGAGAATTTAACAGTCTCATTGGCTTTATAGATGATATTTTGATTCATGATTTGGTTCTGTTTGATGGTTTCATTAGTCACTTATATGATTGTCCAGCCAATGCATTCCCAAGAATTTGGGGAGTTAACGAGATTCAATTTCGTCCAGCATGGGAATAAATGGGGAATATTTTGGGAAACATACAACAAATTCACGGGACAAATTGAGTGCAATGAAGCTACATGTATACTGGGCATGCCAGGATAagattttgttttcatatctgcaCTGCCTTTCTGTTTCaggaagtcttttttttttccccacgaCTTGTTGGATGTTTTCGTTGCTTACTATGCTCGAGAACATAATATTTCATTTGATCGTGCAGGTTGACATTCTCCTGCATCAATAATTATCTGTACTTCGGTGTTTTTTTGTTTATGTGAATAATTATTTCTTTCACATGATCCTCATGTTCATAATGTTAACGGTTTGTTGAGATATACGTTTTGGAATATGACTATGTAGCTATTCCTTGTGAACTGCCTTATTTTTATGGTATTCACTTTATTAGATTCTACTTGATGCAAATAAATACACCTTGTATTTGCTGCAGTCAAAGAAAAGTGTGTTGGACTTGTTGGCTGAATTATCAGTCAAGGAGCAATTTGGTCAGGAGCTCACGAGCACTGTTAGAGAGTTACTTCCTATTCCAAAACAAACATCTGTGCCGGAGAGTCCATCATGGTCCAGAAGAGTAAGCTTGCTCTCATGCTTCCTTTTAGTGTACTGATGTTATTTCTGgtttttttttccctcctttcACGGATTCGTGTTCCAGATGAGCAATGACAGAACTAGGACATCCAAACGTTTGACTGAAGATGCAGGGAAATATATTGAGGATTTTCTATTAAATGTTGAAGATACAGATTTTTCATCCTATGATGGAGAAAGAAGTGAAACGAGTTCTACTACAGGAGGGAGTGCTAAGATCAGAGATTTCATAATGAATAATACTCGAGCAGAAACTCATGAAAGTCTGATAGAAGCTGCTTCCATGCCCGTTGAGACAGATGGGGTTGTACTACCTTGGTTGCAGTGGGAAACTAGTAATGATGGTCCGCCAACACCAGGCCAAGGCAAGATCTTCTCAGTGGTTCCAGGGAAGAAGCTGTTTCCTGAAGTAAAGGTACTTATCAATATGTGCATTTTCTGCAAGCATTTATCTATTCACTACATGTAATTTTGAAAGTGATGTTGCAAGCTAATGGCTCTGCTTGgataatcatcttttattattaccctttttcttttaaaaaacacTTCTTGTGGTCATGGTAGTGATATCATAGAAATGGGACAAAGTACAACAAATGCCTGATCTACCAAAGCACTGTGAACATCTAATTTCTTTCCAAATTTAGCACGTTATAGATTTTTCTTTTCCTCATTTCCTGCCCATTTCACTGAAGATTTTGTCAGTAAACATGACTACAGCAGTTTCTCACTTACCCTACACATCGTCAGGAGAATTCCTACCATCCCATATTTATAGGTTCATCTGTTCAGTTTAAAGGTACAAAGACCTTTGTTCTGCAAATTGACAACATTCAGCAAGTTCGTTGCTTTTAATTTGCAAGAACTAATGGCCATAAGTGCAAAATGCTGCCTTTTCTGTCCACCGTTATCATGAGTTTAGTTGCGTATTGCATGCAAATGGTGCAATTTTCCCATATACTTTCAAAATTCTAAATAATATGCATTAACAATAACAATTAAGTCCCTTTACTTTGCCCTGGAGGTAGACAGGGGGATGATAGCTTGTCGAGTTGACAAAGGCGCTGcctttcatttcatttcatttgcatatggatattCTCTCTTTTTTACGCATGAAATCTTTACCATTAAATGATAAATGTGTGCGTGTGCATTTGTGTCTGTGTGTCTGACTGTCTGTGTTTTCCTTCATTTGTTGTATGGATATTATGCATTAGATTTTTACAATTCAATGATGGGTGTGTGTGCGCACACATGCATGCGTGCAGCGTGGATCCTCAGAATTACTCACATAAGGAAATGCAGCACAGATCACATGGTCCAGCATTACCCTAGCCATCTTGCTATGCATTTGATTGCTCTGGGTTCTTGACAAGTGAATGCCATATGGATGGTTATACTTGAACTCACTTCAAGTGACACCAGTTCGGAGTCTTGTGACTTTAATATCTTTGGATCATGCCATATTTCATCATGCTTTCCTTGCCTCTGGTTTTGATCTGGTACTTGCAGAATCCTGCATATAGTTTCTCTCTAGTTTCATGTTGCTTTTTCTGCATCAGTCTTGCTAGCGAATATCTGACCTAACAAAAAGTGCTGTCTTCCTCCTATTATTTTTGAACTAATCTGACCTGAATCCTTTTGTGTATGGAATGCAAATGAACAATATCTCGATGTCCTTGTGTTTCAGGAAGCAAATGGTGAATGTGATGACACTAATTATTTAAGAAGCAGTCTTGGTAGCTGGAGTCCAGAAGTCAATAGCAGCTGCTCAATTGTTCTTGGAGACATTGCAGGCAGCAGCATATCTGGAGAAGTAGGAAGCCTTCATAATAGCTGCTCTATTACCAGAAAAAAAGAATATTTATTTGACTTGGATGACTATGTACATCTTCAAATTGGCGAAGATCACCTCTTAGAGAGGTTTAGGCAGAAACAGAGAATAGATTCAGGTAGTTTAATATTATGTGGAAGAACTTTCATTTAGAATCGATTAGGTCTATGAGATGATGATATAAAGAGATTAAATGCGATTAAATGCTTATTCTCCTGAGTTGGTCACATGGAATTTGATCAGTTTCatcctttttttcaaaaaaaaaaaaaaagagagaaaagaactcTTACTGTCTTTTTTGAACTCTTCCATGGTTAACAACCATGGGATTTATATTGGAT
Above is a genomic segment from Elaeis guineensis isolate ETL-2024a chromosome 1, EG11, whole genome shotgun sequence containing:
- the LOC105038999 gene encoding uncharacterized protein, which translates into the protein MASAAFKSSTKRSTIGGAAEDAGSGNRRGGSHRRSRSLSCYSGRIPPPPPPESDEFPSPRARSVNRAGFPEISLDDLAYEFFGSKGKEDKDVMPAVFRSGRPGGCVSYGAETDSFRRRGRSVSRHSSRTAEERKGILEKGGGSKGVSESRYGRQRSVSAARHRYSDSVSHSSALTDDEARNSRRRRGATEKTIQADYAQRMKEHLIEDGKETRLYEAMRKEVRHAVEEIRMEIEKMMVKTESSIMFNGEYNLLNNSNDSQVIAEIRRNYTTKLEQSKKSVLDLLAELSVKEQFGQELTSTVRELLPIPKQTSVPESPSWSRRMSNDRTRTSKRLTEDAGKYIEDFLLNVEDTDFSSYDGERSETSSTTGGSAKIRDFIMNNTRAETHESLIEAASMPVETDGVVLPWLQWETSNDGPPTPGQGKIFSVVPGKKLFPEVKEANGECDDTNYLRSSLGSWSPEVNSSCSIVLGDIAGSSISGEVGSLHNSCSITRKKEYLFDLDDYVHLQIGEDHLLERFRQKQRIDSGSLILCGRTFI